One Streptomyces sp. CG4 genomic window, AGCCGCGACGGCGCCTTCGAGCGCGCGGGTCCCGGCCGCGTACTCCTTCAGCAGGCCGGCGAGCGTGTCGCCGTCCGCCATGCGGTATTGGCCGAGGTCGAGCATGCCCTCCGGCACCTCGCCGTCGCCCTTCGCCATGATCTGCGCCCACACCCGCTCGCCGCGCGCCAGGTGCTTGACGATGCCGCCCAGCGTCAGCTCGCTCACCGTGGTCCGGCGGGCTGCCTCGGCGTCGGTCAGGCCGCGCACGGTGATGAGCAGCAACTCCCGCTGTTCGGCCAGGGCTTGGAGCAGTTCGGCGGACTCGTCGGACGGCAGGGACGCGTGGTTCTCCGGTGAAGTGACCATGGCTCCACCGTAGGGTGGATATAGGCCAGAAAGTGTCCGCTTTAAGGGAGTTGCTGTCCGCCATGGCCATGACGGGGCTCGCCGGAGCACCCCGACTGCCACGGTCAGGCACCGGCGTTCCGGCCGCACCCGCACCCGCACCCGCCGACGAACTCGCCGAGTCTCCGGTGGTGTTGACCGTGGCAGGCGGGCATGTGGTGCACCGGCGCGCCCGACGGCCCGCGTCAGCGGCGGGTCGGTCCGGGGGCAGCGGCTTCCGCCCCTGTTGTTCCTGTGACCGGCACGGGAGACCGTTTCCGGTCACAGGGAGAGGTACCCGGAGCGGTTGGTCAAGGATCAGCGAGGTTGCCTCACGGTCAGGCCCCGCCGAAGCACACGAATGTCCGGATCCTGTCCCCTCCACCGATCTGACCAGCACGTATGTGAGAGAGTCCGCGGAGCTGGAGGCATACCGCGTGGCCGAAGACGACCGGGTCGGCTGACCCGTTCGGGGTACGCCGGGCTAAGATCGAAGGTGGCATCGCGTGTCGGTCACCGGCCGGGTGAGGCATGGAGGTGCCAGGACATGACCAGGAGGCTTTCCTTGTCAGTCGAGTTGAACCACACCATCGTCCACGCCCGGAACAACCGCGAGTCCGCCGACTTCTTCACCGAGCTGCTCGGTCTCGAGCCCGCCAAGGAGTGGGGCCCGTTCGTCGCGGTCACCCTCAGCAACGGAGTCACGCTGGACTACGCCACCGCCCCCGAGGACCAGATCACGCCACAGCACTACGCGTTCCTGGTCTCCGAGGAGGAGTTCGAGGCCGCGTACCAGCGGATCGTCGAACGCGGCATGGAGCACTGGGCGGACCCGCACCAGAAGCAGCCCGGCACGATCAACCACAACGACGGCGGTCGCGGCGTGTACTTCCTGGACCCGGCAGGCCACGCCATGGAACTGCTGACCGTCCCCTACGGCGGCTGGCCGTCGTAACCGGCGCGCCCGTCACCTGCCGGGAGGCGTGAGGTCCACTCGGTGGTGCGCGCGTCGAGGCGGGCCGGCAGGTCGGCGCACCGCACAGTCGAGGCCGCTCGCGCCGGTCGCCGAGCACGCAGATCACGCCCTCGTGACCGGCGGCGGGTCGCCTGCTCGGTGACCTGCCGTCCGGTCGGGCCGTTCGCGCCGAGGACAAGCTCCCGGTCGTGAAGCAGGACGGGACGCGTCCGAAGGTCCACGAGACACTCGCGAAGCGTCAAGCCACCTGAAATTACTGGAAGTTGGCGTACCCCGGCTTGTAGCCTGGCCGTCGAGGACACGCGAAGACACAGTCCGGTATGGGTTAGTCCGGACGGGCTTCACGGCACTGAACACCTCACCTCGTGGCCGGTACCCCCGCAGGGACTGCGGCCGCCAGGTGTGACCTGCGTGTTCCTTCTCCGTCATGGCACGAGGAAGGAACAGTCGGCATGCCGTACCCACATGTGATCATCATTGGCTCGGGCCTCGGCGGGCTCTGCCTGGCGCAGGGCCTGCGGCGCCGGGGCATCAGTTTCCGCGTGTACGAACGGGACGCTTCCCTGACGTCCCGTCACCAGGGCTACCGAATCCACATCGACACCCGAGGCGACGACGCGCTACGCGATGTGCTGCCGCCCGAGCTGTACCGGTTGTTCCAGGCCACGGCCGGAGTGCCGCTTCCCCGGACCCCCGTATTCGACGCCCGGTTGCGGCAGTTGGCCGTGCTGGAAGGAGACGGCGGCACCCATCTCGCGGCCGATCGGCTGACGCTGCGGCAGATCCTGCTGACCGGCGTGGCGGACGCCGTCGTGTTCGGCAAGCGGTTCACCCGCTACCGTGCCGGCGCCGACGGCGGTGTCGTCGCCCGCTTCGACGACGGGACCGAGACACGCGGTGATGTGTTGGTGGCCGCCGACGGCGTGCATTCCCCGGTGCGCCGGCAGTATCTCCCGCACGCCCGGGTCGTGGACACCGGTCTGCGGCAGCTGTACGGGAAGGTCCCGCTCACGAAGGCCACGCGGGCCCTGTTCCCCGCCGACATGTTCGCCGTGTT contains:
- a CDS encoding FAD-dependent oxidoreductase encodes the protein MPYPHVIIIGSGLGGLCLAQGLRRRGISFRVYERDASLTSRHQGYRIHIDTRGDDALRDVLPPELYRLFQATAGVPLPRTPVFDARLRQLAVLEGDGGTHLAADRLTLRQILLTGVADAVVFGKRFTRYRAGADGGVVARFDDGTETRGDVLVAADGVHSPVRRQYLPHARVVDTGLRQLYGKVPLTKATRALFPADMFAVFTPVIGPGKQFVGVAPVEFPEPPGQAADRLAPTAALADTADYMTVSFGSRHELLPYGDAELRAMTGAELREVTLRLIEGWHPRVRRIIEHWRPETVFPLTLRTSVPVPAWRPTPVTLLGDAVHAMSPAGGIGANTALYDASLLAAALERAADGRPIAGIVAGYESVMTVNGFDAVRLSADNGRRMLGQNPLPVS
- a CDS encoding DinB family protein — its product is MVTSPENHASLPSDESAELLQALAEQRELLLITVRGLTDAEAARRTTVSELTLGGIVKHLARGERVWAQIMAKGDGEVPEGMLDLGQYRMADGDTLAGLLKEYAAGTRALEGAVAALPALDRIVPLPRTPWSPPETVYWSARRILLHLIRETAQHAGHADIIRETLDGANTTAQR
- a CDS encoding VOC family protein translates to MSVELNHTIVHARNNRESADFFTELLGLEPAKEWGPFVAVTLSNGVTLDYATAPEDQITPQHYAFLVSEEEFEAAYQRIVERGMEHWADPHQKQPGTINHNDGGRGVYFLDPAGHAMELLTVPYGGWPS